From the Primulina tabacum isolate GXHZ01 chromosome 15, ASM2559414v2, whole genome shotgun sequence genome, one window contains:
- the LOC142527848 gene encoding protein transport Sec1a-like yields MSFSDSETSSHGGEYKTFRQISRDRLLYEMLQTSKSGDSRSSWKVLIMDKVTVKVMSHSCKMADITDQGVSLVEDLYRRRQPLPSMDAIYFIQPSKENVIMFLSDMSGREPLYKKAYVYFSSSVPKELVARVKNDTSVLPRIGALREMNLEYFSVDGQGFITDHEMALEELYGDDSGNSRRFDACLNVMATRIATVFASLKEYPFVRYKAAKGLEDSMMTKSRDLVPTKLAAVIWNNISMYKSSIPNFPQTETCELLIVDRSVDQIAPIIHEWTYDAMCHDLLDLDGNKYVHEVPSKSGGQPERKEVLLEDHDPVWLELRHVHIAEASERLHEKMSNFVSKNKAAQLQQRDGGELSTRDLQKMVQSLPQYNEQMEKLSLHVEIAGKLNKIIRDSGLRDLGQLEQDLIFGDAGTKEVINFLRTKQEGMCENKLRLMMMYASVYPEKFEGDKALKLMQLAKLSCEDMKAVKNMKLLEGTDAKKTSHGTFSLKFDSAKRKQAARKDRTGEDETWALSRFYPVIEELIEQLSKGELPKDEFQCMNSPSPPGNGKERASVASQAASARTGQSTAPHSMRSRRTATWARPRSSDDGYSSDSVLRNASGDFKKMGQRIFVFIIGGATRSELRVCHKLTTKLKREVVLGTTSMDDPPQYITKLKLLSEKELSIDAIRI; encoded by the exons ATGTCATTTTCGGATTCTGAAACCTCCTCCCACGGCGGAGAGTACAAGACTTTCCGCCAAATTAGCCGTGATC GTTTATTGTATGAAATGCTCCAAACATCAAAATCTGGAGATTCAAGATCATCATGGAAG GTACTCATCATGGATAAAGTTACAGTAAAAGTGATGTCACACTCGTGCAAAATGGCAGATATTACAGACCAAGGAGTTTCAT TGGTGGAAGACCTTTATAGACGGCGACAACCTTTGCCTTCAATGGATGCCATATATTTCATTCAACCTTCAAAAGAAAA TGTTATAATGTTCTTGTCTGACATGTCCGGTAGAGAACCTTTATACAAGAA AGCATATGTATACTTCAGTTCATCTGTGCCAAAAGAACTTGTTGCTCGCGTCAAGAATGACACTAGTGTTTTACCACGTATCGGTGCATTAAGAGAG ATGAATTTGGAGTACTTCTCCGTAGACGGTCAG GGATTCATCACGGATCATGAAATGGCCCTAGAAGAACTTTATGGTGACGATTCTGGAAATTCTCGCAGATTTGATGCATGCTTGAATGTAATGGCAACAAGAATTGCTACGGTTTTTGCATCATTAAAG GAATATCCTTTTGTGAGATATAAAGCTGCCAAGGGACTTGAAGATTCCATGATGACCAAGTCTCGTGACTTAGTTCCTACTAAGCTTGCTGCAGTAATTTGGAACAACATATCGATGTATAAATCTTCAATCCCCAACTTTCCTCAAACAGAAACGTGTGAATTACTTATAGTGGACAGATCAGTTGATCAG ATTGCTCCTATAATTCATGAATGGACCTATGATGCTATGTGTCATGATCTGCTTGACCTAGATGGAAATAAATACGTGCATGAG GTTCCAAGCAAATCAGGTGGTCAGCCTGAAAGAAAGGAAGTCCTTTTGGAAGATCACGACCCTGTCTGGCTTGAGCTCCGTCATGTTCACATAGCAGAG GCCAGTGAGCGGTTACATGAAAAAATGTCAAATTTTGTTTCAAAGAACAAAGCAGCACAATTACAACAGAG AGATGGGGGTGAGTTATCCACTAGAGATCTGCAGAAAATGGTTCAGTCATTGCCGCAGTATAATGAACAGATGGAGAAACTCTCTCTCCATGTCGAG ATTGCTGGgaaacttaataaaattatcAGAGACTCGGGCCTTCGAGACCTTGGACAACTTGAACAAGATCTTATATTTGGAGATGCAGGAACGAAGGAAGTGATTAATTTTCTACGAACAAAGCAG GAAGGAATGTGTGAGAATAAATTGAGGCTCATGATGATGTATGCTTCTGTATATCCAGAAAAGTTCGAGGGTGACAAAGCATTAAAACTGATGCAG TTGGCAAAATTATCATGTGAGGACATGAAGGCcgtgaaaaatatgaaattgcTTGAAGGAACAGATGCAAAAAAGACTTCACATGGGACTTTCTCTCTGAAGTTTGATTCGGCAAAG AGGAAGCAAGCAGCAAGAAAGGATCGAACCGGAGAGGACGAGACATGGGCACTTTCTCGCTTTTATCCCGTCATAGAG gaATTAATTGAACAGTTGAGTAAAGGAGAATTGCCAAAGGATGAGTTCCAATGCATGAATAGTCCTAGTCCTCCAGGTAATGGGAAAGAACGGGCTAGTGTAGCTTCACAAGCAGCATCAGCTAGAACAGGTCAATCTACTGCTCCACACTCCATGAGATCAAGACGAACTGCAACATGGGCCCGACCTCGCTCATCCGATGATGGATATTCAAG TGACTCGGTTTTGAGAAATGCATCTGGTGACTTCAAGAAGATGGGACAGCGCattttcgtattcat